A genomic region of Friedmanniella luteola contains the following coding sequences:
- a CDS encoding PD40 domain-containing protein, giving the protein MTALGTRGRVLVAAASALVLLAVAVLWALTRSAAEVEVDPAASLTAPGVVVRDTRTGRLAVVRPDGSRGQTAATCSRVHAAGGRAVCLRPDPSSPSTFVLDVLGPDLAVQRTLPVNGVPTRARISADGRVVAWTVFVSGDSYTSSGFSTRSGILDLETGVLTTSLEDFSVSDEQGRAQKPPADANFWGVSFADDDNTFYATMATGAHFYLVQGDFAAETVTVLADGVECPSLSPDGTRLVYKRRLPNLTWRLEVYDLGSGRRTALAEPATVDDQGAWLDDATIAYGRLDPATGQVGVWTVPADGSGAPALLAEDAESPSGRVPG; this is encoded by the coding sequence GTGACCGCGCTCGGCACCCGCGGCCGGGTCCTGGTCGCCGCCGCGTCGGCGCTGGTGCTGCTCGCCGTCGCCGTCCTCTGGGCCCTCACCCGGTCGGCCGCCGAGGTCGAGGTCGACCCGGCGGCCTCCCTGACCGCCCCGGGCGTCGTCGTCCGGGACACCCGCACCGGGCGGCTGGCCGTCGTCCGCCCGGACGGCAGCCGCGGCCAGACGGCCGCCACGTGCTCGCGGGTGCACGCGGCCGGCGGCCGGGCTGTCTGCCTGCGGCCGGACCCGAGCTCGCCGTCCACCTTCGTGCTCGACGTGCTGGGTCCCGACCTGGCCGTGCAGCGCACGCTGCCGGTCAACGGCGTGCCCACCCGGGCGCGCATCTCCGCCGACGGCCGGGTGGTGGCCTGGACCGTCTTCGTCTCCGGCGACTCCTACACCAGCTCGGGCTTCTCGACCCGGTCCGGCATCCTCGACCTCGAGACGGGCGTGCTGACCACCAGCCTCGAGGACTTCAGCGTCAGCGACGAGCAGGGGCGGGCCCAGAAGCCCCCCGCGGACGCCAACTTCTGGGGCGTCAGCTTCGCCGACGACGACAACACCTTCTACGCGACGATGGCCACCGGCGCGCACTTCTACCTCGTGCAGGGCGACTTCGCCGCGGAGACCGTGACGGTGCTGGCCGACGGCGTCGAGTGCCCCTCGCTGTCCCCCGACGGCACCCGGCTCGTCTACAAGCGCCGGCTGCCCAACCTCACCTGGCGGCTGGAGGTCTACGACCTCGGCAGCGGCCGTCGCACCGCCCTGGCCGAACCTGCCACCGTCGACGACCAGGGCGCCTGGCTGGACGACGCCACGATCGCCTACGGCCGCCTCGACCCGGCGACGGGCCAGGTCGGGGTCTGGACGGTGCCCGCCGACGGCTCCGGCGCCCCGGCCCTGCTCGCCGAGGACGCCGAGTCCCCCTCCGGCCGCGTTCCCGGCTGA
- a CDS encoding FUSC family protein, translating to MSGWRAGAEQLVRVAPHAGAHRVALRVGVSVLVPLLVLQLLGRAEWSIYAAFGAFTSLYGRNRLHLGRLRMQATLAGALVAAVTAGVVVGTSGQRAWLSVPCAALLAGVVALASDAQDWHPPGPLFVVFAFTACAALPSSPAQMGTAAAVAAASALLSVVVGSAGWRGRPAPPRSPAARSRVRHLLAERRVRLHLVRYVLAVLLAGSLATGLGIGHPYWAMVSAVVPMAARDLTGQLVRGAHRLLGTGLGLGLAALLLALPLRGLPLVAVVVVLQVGAELLVGRNYGLALVCVTPLALLLGQLAVAHAAGPLIRDRALETLIGVVVGLLLTVLVRERGAHPALPAS from the coding sequence GTGAGCGGCTGGCGGGCGGGGGCGGAGCAGCTGGTCCGGGTGGCACCGCACGCCGGGGCGCACCGGGTGGCCCTGCGGGTCGGCGTCTCGGTCCTGGTGCCGTTGCTGGTGCTCCAGCTGCTCGGCCGAGCGGAGTGGTCGATCTACGCCGCGTTCGGCGCCTTCACCAGCCTGTACGGCCGCAACCGGCTGCACCTGGGCCGGCTGCGGATGCAGGCGACGCTCGCGGGCGCGCTGGTCGCCGCGGTGACCGCCGGGGTCGTGGTGGGGACGAGCGGCCAGCGGGCCTGGCTCAGCGTCCCGTGCGCGGCCCTGCTCGCCGGCGTGGTCGCCCTGGCCTCCGACGCCCAGGACTGGCACCCGCCGGGCCCGCTGTTCGTCGTCTTCGCCTTCACCGCCTGCGCCGCCCTGCCCTCGAGCCCCGCCCAGATGGGGACGGCGGCCGCCGTCGCCGCCGCGTCCGCCCTCCTCTCGGTCGTGGTCGGGTCGGCGGGCTGGCGGGGCCGGCCGGCGCCGCCGCGCTCCCCCGCCGCACGGTCTCGTGTGCGGCACCTGCTGGCCGAGCGCCGGGTCCGGCTGCACCTGGTCCGCTACGTCCTCGCCGTGCTGCTCGCCGGCAGCCTGGCCACCGGGCTGGGCATCGGCCACCCGTACTGGGCCATGGTCTCGGCGGTGGTCCCGATGGCGGCCCGGGACCTGACCGGCCAGCTGGTCCGCGGGGCCCACCGGCTGCTGGGCACCGGGCTGGGGCTGGGCCTGGCGGCGCTGCTGCTCGCGCTGCCGCTCCGCGGCCTGCCGCTGGTCGCCGTCGTGGTGGTGCTGCAGGTGGGCGCCGAGCTGCTGGTCGGCCGCAACTACGGGCTGGCCCTGGTCTGCGTCACGCCGCTGGCCCTCCTGCTGGGCCAGCTCGCCGTCGCCCACGCCGCCGGTCCGCTGATCCGCGACCGGGCGCTGGAGACGCTGATCGGCGTCGTCGTCGGCCTCCTGCTGACGGTCCTGGTCCGCGAGCGCGGCGCCCACCCCGCGCTCCCGGCCTCCTGA